A genomic window from Halogeometricum borinquense DSM 11551 includes:
- a CDS encoding phosphoadenosine phosphosulfate reductase family protein: MSPTFPSDVTLDYDGGRDEDASNYPSLEDKISKAVAVTQQALDQYRRPTVMWTGGKDSTVVLYVVREVAAEMGVEVPPVVFIDHFEHFPETVAFVEQWADEWDLDLVVARNEDFVRLDASPGDEIPLADLSETTRRELERLDYEGDTLTLDADTFEGNHLLKTVAFNDVIEADGFDGIFSGVRWDEQESRADETFFSARHDSEKYPPHDRVHPILQFEEADIWDAFWEFIVPDAASGYPDGFVPESADDLPEGIAATDLPISPKYFEGFRSLGTESGSAKSDDRPAWVQDLGASTERAGRAQDKEDLMGRLRDLGYM; encoded by the coding sequence ATGTCTCCGACCTTCCCCTCGGACGTGACGCTCGACTACGACGGCGGCCGCGACGAGGATGCCTCGAACTACCCCTCACTCGAAGACAAGATTAGCAAAGCTGTCGCGGTAACCCAGCAGGCCCTCGACCAGTACCGACGCCCGACCGTCATGTGGACCGGCGGGAAAGACTCCACTGTCGTTCTCTACGTGGTTCGCGAAGTCGCTGCGGAGATGGGCGTCGAAGTGCCGCCCGTCGTCTTCATCGACCACTTCGAGCATTTCCCCGAGACAGTCGCATTCGTCGAACAGTGGGCCGACGAGTGGGACCTCGATCTCGTTGTCGCACGCAACGAGGATTTCGTCCGGCTCGACGCGAGTCCGGGTGACGAAATTCCGCTCGCAGATTTGTCTGAAACGACTCGCCGCGAACTCGAACGACTCGACTACGAGGGCGATACACTCACCCTTGATGCCGACACGTTCGAGGGCAACCACCTCTTGAAGACCGTCGCTTTCAACGACGTGATCGAAGCGGACGGCTTCGACGGCATCTTCTCGGGCGTCCGCTGGGACGAACAGGAGTCCCGCGCCGATGAGACGTTCTTTTCGGCGCGACACGATTCAGAGAAATATCCGCCACACGACCGCGTTCACCCCATTCTCCAGTTCGAGGAAGCCGACATCTGGGATGCGTTCTGGGAGTTCATCGTCCCCGACGCCGCTTCGGGCTATCCTGACGGCTTCGTTCCCGAAAGCGCCGACGACCTACCCGAAGGTATCGCGGCGACGGATCTCCCCATCTCACCGAAGTACTTCGAGGGGTTTCGGTCGCTCGGCACTGAGTCGGGATCGGCGAAGTCCGATGACCGGCCCGCGTGGGTGCAGGACCTCGGCGCAAGTACCGAACGCGCCGGTCGCGCCCAAGACAAGGAGGACTTGATGGGTCGCCTCCGCGATTTGGGCTATATGTAG
- a CDS encoding ABC transporter ATP-binding protein yields MSSDAPLLEVRNLKKHYPITKGIMKREVGSVRAVDGISFAVERGETVGLVGESGCGKSTAATSLLRLEDPTDGEVLFEGRDITEYNDKELKRFRREAQMIFQDPTSSFDPRMSIGESVAEPLTVHGMRDRERRRRIVKDLLERVGLSADDIDRYPHEFSGGQKQRIGLARALVLNPKLIVADEPVSALDVSIQAEILSLMKEIQDEFGLGMLLISHDLSVVREICDRVAVMYLGEIVEFGRTEDLYEDPQHPYTRALLSSIPQPDPTKRGNAVELTGDVPSPSNPPSGCRFHTRCPEVIPPEGYDFEQEAWRSVMDLRVRLRRGGVDADAVREFVASETSQSPEAVSEDRIKAEIRREFDIPEQLADASAESVLSDALELLANGDQSEARDLLGDEFETVCETATPELRRTPVGHSASCHLIETSEDTLTAPSTND; encoded by the coding sequence ATGAGTTCGGACGCACCCCTGCTCGAAGTTCGGAACCTGAAGAAACACTACCCCATCACGAAGGGAATCATGAAGCGGGAAGTCGGCAGCGTCCGCGCAGTTGACGGAATCAGTTTCGCCGTCGAACGCGGCGAGACGGTCGGTCTCGTCGGCGAGTCCGGATGTGGGAAGTCAACCGCTGCGACCTCGCTGCTCCGACTCGAAGACCCCACGGACGGCGAAGTCCTGTTCGAGGGGCGCGACATCACTGAGTACAACGACAAGGAACTGAAGCGCTTCCGCCGGGAGGCGCAGATGATCTTCCAAGATCCCACGTCCAGTTTCGACCCGCGGATGTCTATCGGTGAGTCCGTCGCCGAACCGCTGACCGTCCACGGGATGCGCGACCGCGAACGCCGTCGTCGTATCGTAAAGGATCTGCTCGAACGGGTTGGTCTGTCGGCCGACGACATCGACCGCTACCCACACGAGTTCTCCGGCGGGCAGAAACAGCGTATCGGCCTCGCGCGCGCGCTGGTTCTCAACCCGAAACTCATCGTCGCCGACGAACCCGTGTCAGCACTGGACGTCTCGATTCAGGCGGAGATCCTCTCGCTGATGAAAGAGATCCAAGACGAGTTCGGTCTGGGGATGCTGCTTATCAGTCACGACCTCTCCGTCGTCCGCGAAATCTGCGACCGGGTGGCCGTGATGTATCTCGGTGAGATAGTCGAGTTCGGCCGGACCGAGGACCTGTACGAGGATCCACAACACCCGTACACGCGGGCGCTGCTCTCCTCGATTCCGCAACCGGACCCGACGAAGCGCGGAAATGCAGTCGAACTCACCGGAGACGTGCCGAGTCCGTCGAACCCGCCGTCGGGATGCCGGTTCCACACGCGATGTCCGGAAGTCATTCCGCCGGAGGGCTACGACTTCGAACAGGAGGCGTGGCGGTCCGTGATGGACCTTCGCGTCCGACTGAGACGCGGCGGCGTGGACGCCGACGCCGTTCGAGAGTTCGTCGCCAGCGAGACGAGCCAATCGCCTGAAGCGGTATCGGAAGACAGAATCAAGGCAGAGATTCGCCGCGAGTTCGACATTCCCGAGCAGTTGGCCGACGCCAGTGCCGAGTCGGTTCTCTCGGACGCGTTAGAACTGCTTGCGAACGGCGACCAATCGGAGGCGCGCGACCTCCTCGGAGACGAGTTCGAGACAGTCTGTGAGACTGCCACTCCGGAACTTCGCCGGACGCCCGTTGGCCACTCCGCGTCGTGCCACCTTATCGAAACGTCCGAGGATACGCTCACGGCACCGTCGACCAACGACTAA
- a CDS encoding transcriptional regulator, with protein sequence MSESDSDATTRERIADALRDGPKTATDLSETVGIARSSAYNHLKHVARSVDSVDRDEQFLVAPPECRNCGFSAFDDPVNYPSRCPDCRSERIEEAVFKIE encoded by the coding sequence ATGTCGGAATCGGATTCGGACGCGACGACGCGCGAGCGAATCGCGGACGCCCTCCGCGACGGCCCGAAGACGGCAACCGATCTCTCGGAGACAGTCGGAATCGCTCGGTCGTCGGCGTACAACCATCTCAAACACGTCGCCCGGTCGGTCGATTCCGTCGACCGCGACGAACAGTTTCTCGTCGCGCCGCCCGAGTGCCGCAACTGTGGATTCTCGGCGTTCGACGACCCGGTGAACTATCCGTCTCGGTGTCCGGACTGTCGGTCAGAACGCATCGAAGAGGCCGTGTTCAAAATCGAGTAA
- a CDS encoding phosphoadenosine phosphosulfate reductase family protein, with protein sequence MPEGFPDYLDVAYEDGEGETPDDYPSIHDKIEKAIEVTKEGLEQYENPVVMWTGGKDSTLCLYFIKEVAEKHGYDVPPAVFIDHYQHFDEIHDFVDKWADEWDLDVIYARNEDVGAYVDEHSLSPGDDIDISELSEHNQHHVRNLLEYEDETFPFLLDTYVGNHLLKTVALNDALEEYDVDGVISGVRWDEQEARADETFFSPRHDPDIYPPHDRVQPILQFDEASVWQAFWNFVVPDTVAEYPDDGHVPQSSEDLPNDLTQDDIPVSPKYFAGFRSLGSEVSTDKTTEEPAWLQDMENTTERAGRAQDKEDLMERLRDLGYM encoded by the coding sequence ATGCCGGAAGGCTTCCCCGACTACCTCGACGTAGCGTACGAAGACGGCGAAGGCGAGACGCCCGACGACTACCCAAGCATCCACGACAAAATCGAGAAGGCTATCGAGGTCACGAAAGAGGGCCTCGAACAGTACGAGAACCCTGTCGTGATGTGGACCGGCGGGAAGGACTCCACGCTCTGTCTGTACTTCATCAAAGAGGTTGCAGAGAAACACGGATACGACGTTCCCCCCGCGGTCTTCATCGACCACTACCAGCACTTCGACGAGATCCACGACTTCGTGGACAAGTGGGCTGACGAGTGGGATCTCGACGTCATCTACGCCCGCAACGAGGACGTGGGTGCCTACGTGGACGAACACAGTCTGTCGCCCGGCGACGACATCGACATCTCCGAGTTGTCCGAACACAACCAGCACCACGTTCGGAACCTTCTGGAGTACGAGGACGAGACGTTCCCGTTCCTCCTCGACACGTACGTCGGCAACCACCTCCTGAAGACGGTGGCGCTGAACGACGCCCTCGAAGAGTACGACGTTGACGGCGTCATCTCGGGCGTCCGCTGGGACGAGCAGGAAGCGCGCGCCGACGAGACGTTCTTCTCGCCGCGTCACGATCCCGACATCTACCCCCCCCACGACCGCGTTCAACCCATCCTCCAGTTCGACGAGGCGTCGGTCTGGCAGGCGTTCTGGAACTTCGTCGTTCCGGACACCGTCGCGGAGTACCCCGACGACGGTCACGTCCCGCAGTCGTCTGAGGACCTCCCGAACGACCTGACGCAGGACGACATTCCCGTCTCGCCCAAGTACTTCGCCGGATTCCGTTCGCTCGGTAGCGAAGTCTCGACGGACAAGACGACCGAGGAACCGGCATGGTTGCAGGACATGGAGAACACGACCGAGCGCGCAGGCCGCGCACAGGACAAAGAAGACCTGATGGAACGCCTGCGCGACCTCGGCTACATGTAA
- a CDS encoding type 1 glutamine amidotransferase domain-containing protein: MSDTTALFIVSEAGYWGEECVEPLTTLSEAGVDVTVATPTGAQPVVDERSVAPDEVGEEMSQKVLEVHENDDRLADPVPIATVDATDYDAVVFPGGHGTQWDINQDRHARQALLSAVAGEKGKALVVCHAVGILAFTREADGRYLVEDREVTGFPNEWEEGIVDENDLLPDGRKLPYWIEDEVTAVGGAWDAELDQETSVTVDGDLITARGPESSAAAAETLIDELGIEA; encoded by the coding sequence ATGTCTGACACGACAGCGCTATTTATCGTCAGCGAAGCGGGCTACTGGGGCGAAGAGTGCGTCGAACCGCTGACAACGCTCTCGGAAGCCGGGGTTGACGTGACGGTGGCGACGCCGACGGGAGCGCAACCGGTCGTTGACGAGCGATCCGTCGCTCCCGACGAAGTCGGTGAGGAGATGTCACAGAAAGTACTGGAGGTCCACGAGAACGACGACCGACTGGCAGATCCCGTCCCGATAGCGACGGTTGACGCCACCGACTACGACGCCGTCGTCTTCCCCGGTGGTCACGGCACGCAGTGGGATATCAACCAGGACCGTCACGCTCGACAGGCCTTGCTGAGTGCCGTCGCCGGGGAGAAAGGAAAAGCGCTCGTCGTCTGCCACGCTGTCGGTATCCTCGCGTTCACCCGCGAAGCAGACGGGAGGTACCTCGTCGAAGACCGCGAAGTCACCGGATTCCCGAACGAGTGGGAAGAAGGCATCGTAGACGAGAACGACCTGCTTCCTGACGGACGAAAACTCCCCTACTGGATCGAAGACGAAGTCACGGCCGTCGGCGGCGCGTGGGACGCCGAACTGGATCAGGAGACGAGCGTTACCGTGGACGGTGACCTCATCACCGCGCGTGGTCCGGAGTCCTCGGCAGCCGCCGCCGAGACGTTGATCGACGAACTCGGGATCGAAGCGTAA
- a CDS encoding diphthine--ammonia ligase yields the protein MTESGDWVGLFSGGKDSSWAVYRALEAGLDVTRLLTVHPGDDSYMYHVPATHLAALAAESLGIELIEVTPDDLGAAEATDSSEQGDAELEPLEAALEALAAEIDLAGVTAGAVESEYQTNRIQGMCDRLEIDLFAPLWQEDPRELGEAMIDAGFEIQIIQVAAHGLDESWLGRTLDHDALEELVELNEQYGVHPLGEGGEFETFVTDGPHMSNPIELEYETVWEGTRGHLEITDARLGE from the coding sequence ATGACCGAATCCGGAGATTGGGTTGGCCTCTTCTCGGGCGGGAAGGATTCCTCGTGGGCAGTCTACCGCGCTCTCGAAGCGGGGCTTGACGTGACGCGACTTCTCACCGTTCATCCCGGAGACGACTCGTACATGTATCACGTACCGGCGACGCACCTCGCGGCACTCGCTGCCGAAAGTTTGGGTATCGAACTCATCGAGGTGACGCCCGACGACTTGGGCGCTGCCGAAGCAACCGACTCCAGCGAACAGGGCGACGCCGAACTGGAACCCCTCGAAGCAGCGCTCGAAGCACTCGCAGCGGAGATTGATCTCGCGGGCGTCACCGCAGGGGCAGTCGAGAGCGAGTACCAGACGAACCGCATTCAGGGGATGTGCGACCGTCTCGAAATCGATCTGTTCGCTCCGCTCTGGCAGGAAGACCCCCGCGAACTCGGGGAAGCGATGATCGATGCGGGATTCGAGATACAAATCATCCAGGTCGCCGCTCACGGCCTTGATGAGTCGTGGTTGGGTCGCACGCTCGATCACGACGCGCTCGAAGAACTGGTCGAACTAAACGAGCAGTACGGTGTCCACCCCCTCGGCGAAGGCGGCGAGTTCGAGACGTTCGTCACGGACGGCCCGCATATGTCCAATCCCATCGAACTGGAGTACGAGACCGTCTGGGAGGGGACGCGCGGCCATCTCGAAATCACGGACGCACGTCTCGGCGAGTAA
- a CDS encoding DUF7110 family protein: protein MSGRVYRLHSTLELPLEDVMEFFENDPELPPEVEDVEVTRRNNTLILKAVAADDNLSKYTPTAQLKASVTENRVYEEEPPRAGAPRWGEEEEEIPSELVEFACFKGDRETVLQNTALQYPMFLVLQEIAKIAEKGTLTAITESDDELHATRIVEGEERPATIEVVENPSKGGSGSGGVNWRDNKFIS, encoded by the coding sequence ATGTCAGGCCGCGTATACCGACTTCACTCAACGCTCGAATTGCCACTCGAAGATGTCATGGAATTCTTCGAAAACGATCCCGAACTTCCCCCTGAAGTCGAGGACGTAGAAGTCACTCGCCGGAACAACACGCTCATCCTCAAGGCCGTCGCGGCCGACGATAATCTCAGTAAGTACACCCCGACGGCACAACTCAAAGCGAGTGTCACGGAGAACCGCGTGTACGAGGAGGAACCACCGCGCGCAGGCGCGCCACGCTGGGGCGAAGAAGAAGAGGAGATTCCGTCAGAGCTCGTCGAGTTCGCCTGCTTTAAAGGAGACCGCGAGACGGTACTCCAGAACACGGCCCTGCAGTACCCCATGTTCCTCGTTCTCCAAGAAATTGCCAAGATCGCCGAGAAAGGAACGCTCACAGCGATTACCGAATCGGACGACGAACTACACGCGACGCGTATCGTCGAGGGCGAAGAACGTCCGGCGACCATCGAAGTCGTAGAGAACCCCTCGAAAGGCGGTTCCGGAAGCGGCGGCGTCAACTGGCGCGACAACAAGTTCATTAGCTAA
- a CDS encoding ABC transporter permease, translating into MAAEDYQDRFEDIDWDDLQRSGFDSLTVQSGGYLVSMGILAVLLAYDYFLAQGPTITTPFQWDVSQLDWLLIATLVTVAFYAVYPLYDNPRMTRRYWREFSKNRAAVISGVFLTLIFGLGLVGPMFVSKPELNVLAQYQPPVFFSVPESTVGSCMGPVVDGMCQGTWQYPLGTTGQGKGIMKSVVYGMRVSLEVGLITPLIIILIGTAVGTIAAYSGGLMDELLMRYVDIQLTFPTFFLYLLLLYLYGGTLFLLIVIFGLTSWGSTARLVRSEALQRREEEYIQAAQSAGASEFWVIRKHLVPNVSNTVITNASLLIPSLILFEAAFSFLGLGDPTIPSWGQVIAAGRSDIDTAWWISTIPGVFLFTTVLALNFVGDALRDALDPRSED; encoded by the coding sequence ATGGCGGCAGAAGACTATCAAGACCGGTTCGAGGACATCGATTGGGACGACCTCCAGCGGTCGGGATTCGACTCGCTGACGGTGCAGAGCGGGGGCTACCTCGTTTCGATGGGCATCCTTGCGGTGTTGCTCGCCTACGACTACTTCCTCGCACAGGGGCCGACAATCACCACGCCGTTCCAGTGGGACGTGAGCCAACTCGATTGGCTCCTCATCGCCACACTCGTGACGGTGGCGTTCTACGCCGTCTACCCGCTGTACGACAACCCACGGATGACGCGGCGGTACTGGCGCGAATTTAGCAAAAACCGTGCGGCCGTCATCAGCGGCGTCTTCCTGACGCTCATCTTCGGTCTCGGTCTGGTCGGCCCGATGTTCGTCTCCAAACCGGAGCTGAACGTTCTTGCGCAGTACCAGCCGCCGGTGTTCTTCTCCGTTCCCGAATCGACGGTCGGGAGCTGTATGGGTCCCGTCGTCGATGGAATGTGTCAGGGTACGTGGCAGTACCCGCTCGGAACGACCGGGCAGGGGAAGGGAATCATGAAGAGCGTCGTCTACGGGATGCGCGTCAGCCTCGAAGTCGGCCTCATCACGCCGCTTATCATCATTCTCATCGGGACCGCCGTGGGTACGATCGCGGCGTACTCCGGTGGCCTGATGGACGAACTGCTGATGCGGTACGTGGACATTCAGCTGACGTTCCCGACGTTCTTCCTCTATCTCCTGCTTCTGTACCTGTACGGTGGGACGCTGTTCCTCCTCATCGTCATCTTCGGCCTCACGAGTTGGGGTTCGACCGCTCGGCTCGTCCGCTCGGAAGCACTCCAGCGGCGCGAGGAGGAGTACATCCAAGCCGCACAATCTGCAGGAGCCAGCGAGTTCTGGGTCATCCGGAAACATCTCGTGCCGAACGTCTCGAACACGGTCATCACGAACGCGAGTCTGCTCATTCCGAGTCTCATCCTGTTCGAGGCGGCGTTCTCGTTCCTCGGACTCGGCGACCCGACCATCCCTTCGTGGGGGCAGGTCATCGCCGCCGGACGGAGCGATATCGACACGGCGTGGTGGATTTCGACTATCCCCGGCGTGTTCCTGTTCACGACGGTACTGGCACTGAACTTCGTCGGCGACGCGTTGCGCGACGCACTCGACCCGCGCTCGGAGGACTAA
- a CDS encoding ABC transporter ATP-binding protein, which yields MSEPLLSIRNLKTHFHTDEGTVHAVDGVSLDVDRGETVCVVGESGSGKTVTAESITRLIPEPPGEIVGGEVRFDGDDVLSMSESELEDLRGGRIGHIFQNPQGALNPVYTIGWQIREAIQLHDDVSDEEAHERTIDLLDRVGIPDATSRIDDYPHEFSGGMKQRVVIAMALASNPDLLIADEPTTALDVTIQMQILRLLNQVQDEFNTGIVMITHDLGVVAEVADRVVVMYAGKVMEQGDVYEIFENPSHPYTRALLECLPGRGERMEAIGGSLPSTTSPPSGCRFNPRCPYAVADCKKGKQPPMHSTGNGDHTVSCVHYEPGADPSVVLGEDSSDAVGDARADGGPETGGDDR from the coding sequence ATGAGCGAACCACTACTCTCGATACGGAATCTGAAGACGCACTTTCACACGGACGAAGGGACGGTACACGCGGTAGACGGCGTGAGTCTCGACGTCGACCGCGGCGAGACAGTCTGCGTGGTTGGCGAAAGCGGGTCCGGAAAGACGGTCACCGCAGAGTCGATTACGCGACTCATTCCGGAACCGCCGGGCGAAATCGTCGGCGGCGAAGTCCGCTTCGACGGCGACGACGTGCTTTCGATGTCCGAGTCGGAACTGGAGGACCTCCGCGGCGGCCGAATCGGCCACATCTTCCAGAATCCGCAGGGGGCGTTGAATCCAGTCTACACCATCGGTTGGCAGATTCGGGAGGCAATTCAGCTCCACGACGACGTTTCCGACGAGGAGGCGCACGAACGGACAATCGACCTCCTCGACCGCGTTGGTATCCCCGACGCGACGAGTCGAATCGACGACTACCCGCACGAGTTCTCCGGCGGGATGAAACAGCGCGTCGTCATCGCGATGGCGCTGGCGTCGAATCCCGACTTGCTCATCGCTGACGAACCGACGACGGCGCTGGACGTGACTATCCAGATGCAGATTCTCCGGTTGCTCAATCAGGTCCAAGACGAGTTCAACACGGGTATCGTGATGATCACGCACGACCTTGGCGTCGTCGCCGAAGTCGCAGACCGCGTGGTCGTCATGTACGCCGGAAAGGTGATGGAACAGGGCGACGTGTACGAAATATTCGAGAACCCCTCGCATCCGTACACGCGCGCGCTCTTGGAGTGTCTCCCCGGCCGAGGCGAACGCATGGAGGCTATCGGCGGGTCACTCCCATCCACCACGTCACCGCCGTCTGGATGCCGGTTCAACCCGCGGTGCCCGTACGCAGTTGCAGATTGCAAGAAGGGGAAGCAACCGCCGATGCACAGCACCGGAAACGGCGATCACACGGTGTCGTGCGTCCACTACGAACCGGGCGCTGACCCGTCGGTCGTCCTCGGAGAGGACAGTTCGGACGCCGTTGGCGACGCGCGCGCTGATGGCGGACCCGAAACGGGAGGTGACGACAGATGA
- a CDS encoding sugar phosphate nucleotidyltransferase, producing the protein MKAVVLAGGYATRLWPITKHRPKMFLPVGDETVIDVIFEDLEEDDRISEVFVSTNERFEESFEEYLSDSPFEKPTVSVEETVEEDEKFGVVGALEQLIDRENVEEDLIVIAGDNLLSFDVSEFVDFFEAKRTPCIAAYDVGSKERAKSYGLVELDGDRVVDFQEKPDDPKSTLVSIACYAFPAETLPKFDEYLQDGNNPDEPGWFIQWLQQRGDVHAFTFDGAWFDIGTPESYLDAVSWYLGGENFVHETATVSDSELGENVYVMENSAVEGSTLEKTVVFSNTTIRNADIRNTIVDEETHVENLDLSNALIGAHSHLE; encoded by the coding sequence ATGAAGGCTGTCGTCCTTGCAGGTGGTTACGCGACACGACTCTGGCCCATCACCAAACACCGGCCAAAGATGTTCTTACCGGTGGGTGACGAGACGGTCATCGACGTGATATTCGAGGATCTAGAGGAAGATGACCGAATCTCGGAGGTGTTCGTCAGCACAAACGAGCGGTTCGAGGAGTCATTCGAGGAGTATCTCTCCGATTCGCCGTTCGAGAAGCCGACGGTTTCCGTCGAGGAAACGGTCGAAGAAGACGAGAAGTTCGGCGTCGTCGGCGCGCTCGAACAACTCATCGACCGCGAGAACGTCGAAGAGGATCTGATCGTCATCGCGGGTGACAACCTGCTCTCGTTCGACGTGTCCGAGTTCGTTGATTTCTTCGAGGCAAAGCGGACGCCGTGTATCGCCGCCTACGACGTCGGCTCGAAAGAACGAGCGAAATCTTACGGTCTCGTCGAACTCGACGGTGACCGCGTCGTTGACTTCCAAGAGAAGCCTGACGACCCGAAGAGTACGCTCGTCTCTATCGCGTGCTATGCGTTCCCAGCGGAGACGCTCCCCAAGTTTGATGAATACCTGCAGGACGGCAACAACCCGGACGAGCCAGGTTGGTTCATCCAGTGGCTCCAGCAACGCGGCGACGTCCACGCGTTCACGTTCGACGGCGCGTGGTTCGACATCGGGACGCCCGAAAGCTATCTCGACGCGGTATCGTGGTATCTCGGCGGCGAGAACTTCGTCCACGAGACGGCGACTGTAAGCGACTCCGAACTCGGCGAGAACGTCTACGTCATGGAGAACAGCGCCGTGGAGGGATCGACGCTGGAGAAGACGGTTGTCTTCAGTAACACCACGATCAGAAACGCTGACATCCGAAACACAATCGTAGACGAGGAAACCCACGTCGAGAATCTCGACCTCTCGAACGCCCTCATCGGCGCTCACTCGCACCTCGAATAG
- a CDS encoding ABC transporter permease: MKWYITRRLAWTVVATLIILSLTFGLMAASPDPQAASYVAQQVQEGGNYQEAQESYEKARGLDKPLWERYKNYMVGMVTLDWGWSETRSQPVIQAISEAWPYSVMYGTPALIISTVVGVAIGLYSATHRNSLEDYAASAFAFFGISIPDFWFAILMILIFGVWLGWIPIYYHSDVPWLSLQNAQQLVAPTLVVTLSSIASEMRFSRATALEYVNAEFVKTAKAKGANSWRRVTRHIFRPALVPLSTILVGDILNIVLVSSYLVEVVFGIPGLGQLSYKAILQQDVSLVLGTVLIPTFIAIIGNLFQDLAYTVLDPRIDYGDR, encoded by the coding sequence ATGAAGTGGTACATCACTCGCCGTCTCGCGTGGACCGTAGTGGCGACGTTAATCATCCTCTCGCTCACGTTCGGGCTGATGGCAGCCTCTCCGGACCCACAGGCCGCATCGTACGTCGCACAGCAGGTCCAAGAGGGAGGCAATTACCAAGAAGCACAGGAATCGTACGAAAAAGCACGGGGACTCGACAAACCGCTCTGGGAGCGGTACAAGAACTACATGGTCGGGATGGTGACGCTCGACTGGGGGTGGTCAGAAACCCGCTCTCAACCGGTGATACAAGCCATCTCGGAGGCGTGGCCGTACTCCGTGATGTACGGTACTCCGGCGCTCATCATCTCGACAGTGGTCGGTGTCGCAATCGGGTTGTACTCGGCGACCCACCGGAACTCACTGGAGGACTACGCGGCATCAGCGTTCGCGTTCTTCGGCATCAGCATCCCGGACTTCTGGTTCGCCATCCTGATGATTCTCATCTTCGGGGTGTGGTTGGGGTGGATTCCCATCTACTACCACTCCGACGTGCCGTGGCTCTCACTGCAGAACGCCCAACAACTCGTCGCGCCGACGCTCGTCGTCACGCTCTCCTCTATCGCAAGCGAGATGCGCTTCTCGCGTGCGACGGCGTTGGAGTACGTGAACGCCGAGTTCGTTAAGACTGCGAAGGCGAAGGGCGCAAACAGTTGGCGGCGCGTCACCCGACACATCTTCCGCCCGGCGCTCGTCCCCCTCTCGACAATCCTCGTCGGCGACATTCTGAATATCGTCCTCGTGAGTTCGTACCTCGTCGAGGTGGTGTTCGGCATCCCCGGGTTGGGACAGTTGAGTTACAAGGCCATCCTCCAACAGGACGTGTCACTCGTCCTCGGGACGGTGCTCATCCCGACGTTCATCGCGATCATCGGGAACCTGTTCCAAGACTTGGCCTACACGGTACTTGACCCGCGAATCGACTACGGTGATCGATAA